In a single window of the Campylobacter concisus genome:
- a CDS encoding TRAP transporter small permease — MKSFFNVLDIAIASLNKTIAVVGLASGTLLAFANVMARYFFDKSWSWASELSNYLFIWSAFFAAAYGFNKGIHVSVTILVEKFPPALAKACLIFSHVLTTVFLLFIAVYSIDYLQILHEIEQMIIDLGIPQWVPMVVLPIAFVTASYRSTEKAIKVALTPAENVVSNEAHELAHGSVVKD; from the coding sequence ATGAAGAGCTTTTTTAATGTCCTTGATATAGCGATAGCCTCACTAAATAAAACTATCGCAGTAGTTGGGCTCGCAAGTGGAACATTGCTAGCCTTTGCAAATGTTATGGCTAGATATTTTTTCGATAAAAGCTGGTCATGGGCAAGCGAGCTATCAAACTATCTTTTTATCTGGTCGGCGTTTTTTGCCGCGGCATATGGCTTTAATAAGGGCATTCACGTCAGTGTAACTATTTTGGTGGAAAAATTTCCACCAGCCCTTGCAAAAGCGTGTTTAATCTTTTCTCATGTACTAACTACTGTGTTTTTGTTATTTATCGCAGTCTATTCGATTGATTATCTACAAATTCTTCACGAGATCGAGCAGATGATAATAGACCTTGGCATACCACAATGGGTACCTATGGTAGTACTTCCAATAGCCTTCGTTACAGCTAGCTACCGCTCGACTGAAAAAGCCATAAAAGTAGCTCTAACGCCTGCAGAAAACGTTGTGAGCAACGAAGCACATGAGCTAG